One genomic region from Streptomyces sp. NBC_00457 encodes:
- a CDS encoding DUF1929 domain-containing protein, translated as MTVAPLRDCASAPARGAVQGGSWTSRCATPGNDRAWDASSFIPCSPFAPATRRQGRLSPRPLRAACRGLHPALPAPGRPPPGPALGGRTDADHGSEVVLHTTGLDDISRVRLIRPGSATHVTDFDQRSVALDITRRTGGALTAAAGPEGQQPVMHITHPSAKFTQCNDAWVLRTRTP; from the coding sequence ATGACGGTCGCGCCATTGCGCGACTGCGCCTCCGCGCCTGCACGAGGTGCCGTACAGGGCGGGTCCTGGACATCTCGGTGTGCGACGCCTGGCAACGACAGGGCCTGGGACGCGAGCTCGTTCATTCCGTGCTCGCCCTTCGCCCCAGCTACTCGCCGACAAGGCCGACTCTCGCCCCGGCCACTTCGAGCAGCGTGTCGAGGTCTTCACCCCGCCCTCCCTGCACCAGGGCGGCCGCCGCCCGGACCGGCCCTCGGCGGCCGGACCGACGCCGACCACGGCAGCGAGGTCGTCCTGCACACCACCGGCCTGGACGACATCAGCCGCGTACGACTCATTCGCCCCGGATCCGCCACCCATGTCACGGACTTCGACCAGCGGTCGGTCGCCCTGGACATCACCCGGCGCACAGGCGGCGCGCTCACCGCGGCTGCCGGACCCGAAGGGCAGCAGCCTGTGATGCACATCACGCACCCCAGTGCAAAATTTACCCAGTGCAATGATGCTTGGGTCCTGCGCACCCGTACTCCCTGA
- a CDS encoding DUF4142 domain-containing protein, whose amino-acid sequence MPISRNKAGTVFVFGAMGLTLAALAYPAMLGIENAATNTSRIIANTPYGPLTEADRDFVVKVRSAGLWEYPLGEMAMARGTTKEMKEAGEHLIVGHAGLDEMCRKIAPELNITLPNQASPQQQQFVATVDSKSGQEFDSTAVSIMRVTHGQIFPAIAKIRASTENVLVRQLADLANDTVLDHITVLENTGMVNYEQVNFQQTSPPKLPKDQLTPPPAQPGAPMVALTPRPDLDVNTSSPTPTPNPTIE is encoded by the coding sequence ATGCCGATCTCCCGCAACAAGGCCGGGACGGTCTTCGTGTTCGGCGCGATGGGTCTGACCCTCGCCGCCCTCGCCTACCCCGCCATGCTCGGCATCGAGAACGCGGCGACGAACACGTCCCGCATCATCGCCAACACCCCGTACGGCCCACTGACCGAGGCCGACCGTGACTTCGTCGTCAAGGTCCGCTCGGCCGGCCTGTGGGAGTACCCCTTGGGAGAGATGGCGATGGCGCGGGGCACCACGAAGGAGATGAAGGAGGCCGGCGAGCACCTGATCGTCGGGCACGCCGGGCTCGATGAGATGTGCCGGAAGATCGCACCGGAGCTGAACATCACCCTGCCCAACCAGGCAAGCCCTCAGCAACAGCAGTTCGTGGCGACCGTGGACTCCAAGAGCGGCCAGGAGTTCGACTCCACCGCCGTCAGCATCATGCGCGTCACCCACGGCCAGATCTTCCCCGCCATCGCCAAGATCCGGGCAAGCACCGAGAACGTCCTGGTCCGCCAGCTGGCCGACCTCGCCAACGACACGGTTCTGGACCACATCACGGTCCTGGAGAACACCGGCATGGTCAACTACGAGCAGGTCAACTTCCAGCAGACGAGCCCGCCCAAGCTCCCCAAGGACCAGCTGACCCCGCCCCCCGCCCAGCCCGGTGCCCCGATGGTCGCCCTCACCCCGCGCCCGGACCTGGACGTCAACACCAGCTCCCCGACCCCCACACCCAACCCGACCATCGAGTGA
- a CDS encoding MarR family winged helix-turn-helix transcriptional regulator — translation MPERETPAGAMDDVDVVTRAVLTASRLLVAVSARSLAAVEERVTLPQFRMLVVLSTRGATKLVALADLLQVAPSTAMRMVDRLIAAGLADRQANPENRRETLLRLTEEGRRTVEDVTARRRAEIAAIVERLTPTQRLALMEALAAFNEAGGEPLAPALDDAEPHPLGWAVDVPVARDA, via the coding sequence ATGCCGGAGCGCGAGACCCCCGCGGGGGCGATGGACGATGTTGACGTGGTGACCCGTGCGGTGCTGACCGCGTCGCGACTGCTGGTGGCGGTCTCCGCCCGTTCCCTTGCCGCGGTCGAGGAACGCGTGACGCTCCCGCAGTTCAGAATGCTGGTGGTGCTGTCCACGCGCGGGGCCACCAAGCTGGTCGCGCTCGCCGACCTGCTCCAGGTGGCACCGTCCACCGCGATGCGGATGGTCGACCGCCTCATCGCGGCGGGGCTGGCCGACCGGCAGGCCAATCCCGAGAACCGCCGCGAGACCCTCCTGCGGCTCACCGAGGAAGGCCGACGCACGGTCGAGGACGTCACCGCCCGGCGTCGCGCCGAGATCGCCGCCATCGTCGAACGGCTCACCCCAACACAGCGGCTGGCGCTCATGGAGGCCCTTGCCGCCTTCAACGAGGCTGGGGGAGAGCCCTTGGCGCCGGCGCTCGACGACGCGGAGCCGCACCCGCTGGGGTGGGCGGTGGACGTCCCGGTGGCCCGCGACGCCTGA
- a CDS encoding beta-propeller fold lactonase family protein — MRADGHLKVVLRPLANGQDTLCWLERAGDFFYGGNTGNSTVTGYRTDARGRLALTNDVGIATPPSARSQGVIDLAVTQDEKFLYVQNAVSGTVDGFRIGRNGSLTKVTTATGLPTFADSGMEGIAAV; from the coding sequence GTGCGCGCCGACGGCCACCTCAAGGTGGTCCTGCGACCGCTGGCCAACGGCCAGGACACGCTGTGCTGGCTGGAGCGCGCCGGTGACTTCTTCTACGGCGGCAACACCGGCAACTCCACCGTCACCGGCTACCGCACCGACGCCCGTGGCCGGCTCGCCCTCACCAACGACGTCGGCATCGCCACGCCCCCGTCGGCCAGGTCCCAGGGGGTCATCGACCTGGCGGTGACCCAGGACGAGAAGTTCCTCTACGTGCAGAACGCCGTCTCCGGCACCGTCGACGGCTTCCGTATCGGCCGGAACGGCTCCCTCACCAAGGTCACCACCGCCACCGGACTGCCCACCTTCGCCGACTCCGGCATGGAGGGTATCGCCGCGGTGTAA
- a CDS encoding lactonase family protein: MSRHTRRKSPLQVRLFTAGAGIVAAAAAVATVTVASAGEPGGRAAQPLKAGADHAVFVQGNELDGNTIHAFKRGKDGTLSAAGRYATGGKGGDQIDAPTDSLASQGSLVYDDTSGLLLAVNAGSGTVTSFQVDGQKLTRRQVVDSGGDFPASIAVHGNLAYVMNAGGAGSLQGFRITAKGLKPLRDAHRSLGLDNDKVPLFSSSPGQVAFTPDGRALAVTTKSTNTIEVFPIRRDGRPAPRPVVNDSAGGVPFAITFDKGGRMLGGRGREVDGQHVQSARRRPPQGGPATAGQRPGHAVLAGARR; encoded by the coding sequence ATGAGCAGGCACACCAGGCGCAAGTCCCCGCTACAGGTCCGGCTGTTCACGGCCGGGGCCGGCATCGTCGCCGCCGCGGCGGCGGTCGCGACGGTGACCGTCGCCTCGGCGGGCGAGCCCGGCGGCCGGGCCGCGCAGCCGCTCAAGGCCGGGGCGGACCATGCCGTGTTCGTCCAGGGCAACGAACTCGACGGCAACACCATCCACGCCTTCAAACGCGGCAAGGACGGCACCCTCAGCGCCGCCGGCCGCTACGCCACCGGCGGCAAGGGCGGCGACCAGATCGACGCCCCCACCGACTCCCTCGCCTCGCAGGGCTCCCTCGTCTACGACGACACCTCGGGCCTGCTGCTGGCGGTCAACGCGGGCAGCGGCACCGTGACCTCCTTCCAGGTCGACGGGCAGAAGCTGACACGCCGCCAAGTGGTCGACTCCGGCGGTGACTTCCCGGCCTCCATCGCCGTGCACGGGAACCTCGCCTACGTCATGAACGCGGGCGGCGCCGGCAGCCTCCAGGGCTTCAGGATCACGGCCAAGGGGCTGAAGCCCTTGCGCGACGCGCACCGCTCCCTCGGCCTGGACAACGACAAGGTCCCGCTGTTCTCCAGCTCGCCCGGCCAGGTCGCCTTCACCCCGGACGGCCGGGCCCTGGCCGTGACCACGAAATCCACCAACACCATCGAGGTCTTCCCGATACGCCGCGACGGACGTCCCGCACCCCGGCCGGTGGTCAACGACTCCGCCGGGGGCGTGCCGTTCGCGATCACCTTCGACAAGGGCGGCCGGATGCTCGGTGGCCGAGGCAGAGAAGTCGACGGTCAGCACGTACAAAGTGCGCGCCGACGGCCACCTCAAGGTGGTCCTGCGACCGCTGGCCAACGGCCAGGACACGCTGTGCTGGCTGGAGCGCGCCGGTGA
- a CDS encoding PucR family transcriptional regulator, with protein MAGREVPDEYLEGYAQILTEACVTGRRLTRDELESLRTRGERAAEAGLGLRVLVRRHLSVTRESRPTLSGTEADRVLAVVEQAIDAFAEGHERAQRLAVRQEEGVRREFIDDLLYGRSDLGRLAERAERFGLLLSRAHAVAVAQGSEPVEDTHPATRQVESALIGRFGERHILLTTKDGRLVCIAPGEQDEVLTFFAKQAHAATEGGQVAIGRPHPGAGGVVHSYEEALNALDLADRLHIDEPVLRAADLLVYPVLTRDRQAMADLVRNTLGPLESARGGARPLVDTLTAYFDSGCVAAEAARRLSLSVRALTYRLERIHKLTGANPADSVHRYTLQTAVIGARLLGWPDNDV; from the coding sequence GTGGCCGGGCGTGAGGTACCCGACGAGTATCTGGAGGGGTATGCCCAGATACTGACCGAGGCGTGCGTGACAGGCCGCCGCCTCACGCGGGACGAGCTGGAGTCCCTGCGCACCCGGGGAGAGCGTGCCGCCGAAGCCGGCCTCGGACTGCGGGTCCTCGTCCGTCGGCATCTGTCCGTGACCCGGGAGAGCCGGCCCACCCTCTCCGGCACGGAAGCCGATCGCGTGTTGGCCGTCGTCGAGCAGGCGATCGACGCCTTCGCCGAAGGCCATGAACGGGCACAGAGGCTCGCCGTACGGCAGGAGGAAGGCGTGCGGCGGGAGTTCATCGACGATCTGCTCTACGGCCGCAGCGACCTCGGGCGCCTGGCCGAGCGAGCCGAGCGCTTCGGGCTGCTCCTTTCCCGGGCCCATGCGGTAGCCGTCGCCCAGGGCAGCGAACCGGTGGAGGACACGCACCCGGCCACCCGGCAGGTGGAGAGCGCCCTGATCGGCAGATTCGGTGAACGGCACATCCTGCTCACCACCAAGGACGGGCGGCTGGTCTGCATCGCCCCCGGAGAGCAGGACGAGGTCCTGACGTTCTTCGCCAAACAGGCGCACGCGGCCACCGAAGGGGGCCAGGTCGCCATCGGACGCCCCCACCCGGGTGCCGGGGGAGTTGTCCACTCCTACGAAGAGGCCCTCAACGCCCTCGATCTGGCCGACCGGCTGCACATTGACGAGCCGGTGCTGCGCGCCGCCGACCTCCTCGTCTACCCGGTGCTGACCCGAGACCGACAGGCCATGGCCGACCTCGTGCGCAACACCCTGGGCCCACTGGAGTCCGCGCGCGGCGGCGCCCGGCCGCTCGTCGACACACTCACCGCATACTTCGACTCGGGGTGTGTCGCGGCCGAGGCGGCCCGCCGCCTGAGCCTGAGCGTGCGCGCCTTGACCTACCGCCTGGAGCGCATCCACAAGCTCACCGGCGCCAACCCGGCCGACTCCGTGCACCGTTACACCCTGCAGACCGCGGTGATCGGCGCCCGGCTCCTGGGCTGGCCGGACAACGACGTGTGA
- a CDS encoding DMT family transporter has translation MQSSTALSVRQGVLYVAIAATAWGTGGAVAAELYDAGGIGPVSVSFWRFLTGLGLLLAAHLARRSRRPETATSLRETFAANRRQALITGFGLAVYQTAYFASVQQAGLTVATVVTLGSGPVLVSVGARFMLGEHTGAAGTAAVASGVVGLVLLMGGADGNTGPDPVLGIGYALLSAAGYAGVTLLGRASGRKNTGGAFESTVTGFAVGTVCLLPMALLEGLLPDMERAVWTLGLLIYLGAAPTALAYTLFFAGLGVVRATTASVVALVEPLTAAVIGIAVFGERLNAIVLTGTVLLLFGVLFLAADEGPGKD, from the coding sequence TTGCAGTCCTCTACTGCCCTGTCCGTCCGGCAGGGTGTTCTCTACGTCGCGATCGCGGCCACAGCGTGGGGCACTGGTGGCGCCGTGGCCGCCGAACTCTACGACGCCGGCGGAATCGGCCCGGTCTCCGTCTCCTTCTGGCGGTTCCTGACCGGACTTGGGCTGCTCCTGGCAGCACACCTGGCCCGGCGGTCCAGGCGGCCGGAGACGGCCACCTCGCTGCGCGAAACGTTCGCGGCAAACAGGAGACAGGCCCTGATCACGGGTTTCGGGCTGGCCGTGTACCAGACCGCCTACTTCGCCTCCGTGCAGCAGGCAGGGCTGACCGTGGCCACGGTCGTGACCCTCGGCTCGGGGCCTGTGCTGGTCTCGGTCGGAGCCCGGTTCATGTTGGGCGAGCACACCGGCGCCGCCGGAACCGCCGCCGTGGCGAGCGGCGTCGTCGGCCTCGTGCTGCTGATGGGGGGCGCCGATGGGAACACCGGCCCGGACCCTGTCCTGGGCATCGGATACGCGCTGCTCTCCGCCGCCGGCTACGCGGGCGTGACCCTGCTGGGACGCGCTTCCGGCCGCAAGAACACTGGTGGTGCGTTCGAGTCGACGGTGACCGGCTTCGCGGTGGGCACTGTCTGCCTTCTGCCGATGGCTCTGCTGGAAGGCCTGCTGCCAGACATGGAACGTGCGGTATGGACCCTGGGGCTGTTGATCTACTTGGGGGCGGCACCGACGGCGCTGGCGTACACGCTCTTCTTCGCCGGCCTTGGCGTCGTACGGGCGACAACGGCCTCCGTAGTTGCCCTGGTGGAACCGCTCACAGCTGCGGTCATCGGCATCGCGGTCTTCGGTGAACGGCTGAACGCGATCGTCCTCACCGGCACGGTGCTTCTCCTGTTCGGCGTGCTGTTCCTCGCAGCCGACGAGGGACCCGGCAAAGACTGA
- a CDS encoding NAD-binding protein yields the protein MRRVPSLPHQTRYPALPGHMVVCGDDALAERLAAELRDLYRTRVTVVVPSLPGTADTGNGTEGRARAAALLARMQAIVNRAAADSEARQGVRVLQAPLLDEETLAEAGIARADALALVHDDDETNIRAALAARRLNPRLRLVIRLYDRKLGQHLAELLDQAAAVASPGLDLAALDTSTTVLSDADTAAPALAATAVAGTSKVVQADGLLLRAVERTPPGRGEVADPGLCTLALLSATANDPAGAEGSDASGQEGPLLLPDDRTVAAAAGRGTVVLETVTHDGPERVPSRGLPLGSLFSRRLRWSLAGLVLSVVGLAVASWLTTGDHPLHAAYLTLLDLFAIGDPALGGPTARQVLQLLSGLTGLLLLPVLLAAVLEGLGTFRTASALRRPPRGLSGHVVLLGLGKVGTRVLARLCELGIPVVCVEEDPEARGIPLARRLHVPTVIGDVTQEGVLEAAKVHRAHALLAVTSSDTTNLEAALYARSVQPGLRVSLRLYDDAFALAVYRTLRAAHPRALTRSRSVSTLAAPAFAGAMMGRRILGAIPVERRVLLFAALDVAGHPQLEGRTVAESFRPGAWRVLAIDSAAPDERLPDLAASPSYDGTEHPSGLLWDLHPGYVLRPQDRVVLAATRQGLAELLGAGSGTRRR from the coding sequence ATGAGGCGCGTGCCCTCGCTTCCCCACCAGACCCGGTACCCGGCGCTGCCGGGCCACATGGTGGTGTGCGGCGACGACGCCCTCGCCGAGCGCCTGGCCGCTGAACTGCGGGACTTGTACCGCACGCGGGTCACCGTCGTCGTACCGTCCCTGCCCGGTACCGCCGACACCGGGAACGGTACGGAGGGACGGGCGCGGGCCGCCGCCCTTCTCGCCCGGATGCAGGCGATCGTCAACCGGGCCGCCGCCGACTCGGAGGCCCGACAAGGCGTCCGCGTCCTTCAGGCGCCACTCCTCGACGAGGAGACGCTCGCCGAGGCCGGTATCGCGCGCGCCGACGCCCTCGCCCTCGTCCATGACGACGACGAGACCAACATCCGCGCCGCGCTCGCGGCCCGCCGTCTCAACCCCCGCCTGCGCCTGGTCATCCGGCTCTACGACCGCAAACTCGGCCAGCATCTGGCCGAATTGCTGGACCAGGCCGCCGCGGTCGCCTCACCCGGCCTCGACCTGGCCGCCCTGGACACCTCCACCACCGTCCTCTCGGACGCGGACACCGCGGCCCCCGCCCTGGCGGCCACGGCCGTAGCGGGCACCAGCAAGGTCGTGCAGGCGGACGGCCTGCTGCTGCGGGCCGTCGAGCGCACCCCACCAGGACGCGGCGAGGTCGCCGACCCCGGCCTGTGCACGCTCGCGCTGCTCTCCGCGACGGCCAACGACCCTGCGGGAGCGGAGGGTTCGGACGCCAGCGGCCAGGAAGGACCGCTACTGCTGCCGGACGACCGTACCGTCGCCGCTGCCGCCGGCCGTGGCACCGTCGTGCTGGAAACCGTCACGCACGACGGCCCCGAGCGCGTCCCGAGCCGCGGCCTGCCGCTGGGCTCGCTCTTCTCGCGCCGACTGCGCTGGTCCCTGGCCGGGCTCGTGCTGAGCGTCGTCGGTCTGGCGGTGGCGTCGTGGCTGACCACCGGTGACCACCCCCTGCACGCCGCCTACCTCACCCTCCTCGACCTCTTCGCCATCGGCGACCCGGCCCTCGGCGGTCCCACGGCCCGCCAGGTCCTCCAACTCCTGTCCGGGTTGACGGGACTGCTCCTGCTACCCGTGCTGCTCGCCGCCGTACTGGAAGGACTCGGCACCTTCCGCACCGCCTCCGCCCTGCGCCGCCCGCCGCGCGGTCTGTCCGGCCACGTCGTCCTGCTCGGGCTCGGCAAGGTCGGCACCCGCGTCCTGGCCCGGCTGTGCGAACTCGGCATCCCGGTGGTGTGCGTGGAGGAGGACCCCGAGGCACGCGGCATCCCGCTGGCGCGCAGACTGCACGTGCCCACGGTGATCGGCGACGTGACCCAGGAGGGCGTGCTGGAGGCCGCGAAGGTCCACCGCGCGCATGCCCTGCTGGCCGTGACCAGCAGCGACACCACCAACCTCGAAGCCGCCCTCTACGCCCGATCCGTACAGCCGGGCCTGCGTGTCTCACTGCGTCTGTACGACGACGCCTTCGCTCTCGCTGTCTACCGCACCCTGCGCGCCGCCCACCCCCGGGCTCTCACCCGCAGCCGCAGCGTGTCCACCCTCGCCGCACCCGCGTTCGCCGGGGCGATGATGGGCCGCCGGATCCTGGGCGCGATCCCCGTCGAGCGCCGAGTCCTCCTGTTCGCCGCGCTCGACGTGGCGGGGCATCCGCAGTTGGAGGGCCGCACGGTCGCCGAGTCGTTCCGCCCCGGTGCATGGCGCGTCCTGGCCATCGACTCCGCCGCCCCCGACGAACGCCTGCCCGACCTCGCGGCCTCACCGTCGTACGACGGCACCGAGCACCCCAGCGGTCTTCTCTGGGACCTGCACCCCGGCTACGTCCTGCGACCGCAGGACCGCGTCGTGCTGGCCGCCACCCGCCAGGGCCTGGCCGAACTCCTGGGTGCCGGCTCGGGGACCCGCCGACGCTGA
- a CDS encoding CBS domain-containing protein, with product MRARDLAVEYETVSVDSDAMDAARLMAEHKLPGLLVLDERGEPKAILPASQMIKVLVPAYVIEDPTLAAVVDEKHADRLCQALTGRRVGDVLSSKAAPPPIAAPDDTALEVAALMAQVRSPLVAVAEKAKDGTHLLGVITASHLLHELLGAAGVVSPQ from the coding sequence GTGCGCGCTCGTGACCTGGCGGTCGAATACGAAACGGTGAGCGTCGACAGCGACGCCATGGACGCGGCCCGGCTGATGGCCGAGCACAAGCTGCCCGGCCTGCTGGTACTGGACGAGCGGGGTGAGCCGAAGGCGATCCTGCCGGCCTCTCAGATGATCAAGGTGCTGGTGCCCGCCTACGTGATCGAGGACCCCACCCTCGCCGCGGTCGTCGACGAGAAGCACGCCGACCGGCTCTGCCAGGCACTGACGGGCCGTCGCGTCGGCGACGTCCTGTCCAGCAAGGCGGCCCCACCGCCGATCGCCGCCCCGGACGACACCGCTCTGGAGGTGGCCGCGCTGATGGCGCAGGTGCGCAGCCCGTTGGTGGCGGTGGCAGAGAAGGCGAAGGACGGTACTCATCTGCTCGGTGTGATCACAGCTTCCCACCTGCTGCACGAACTCCTCGGCGCAGCGGGAGTGGTGAGTCCCCAGTAG
- a CDS encoding flotillin family protein, with protein MSPVVIAVIGVVVLLVLLGLVVITRYKVAGPSEAFIVTGRRGKTSTDPETGRIFTDNSGQKVVVGGGVFVVPFVQQKFTLDLSSRHIPVAVRGAVTLRGVKAHLEGVAIVKVGGSEDSIRAAAQRFLMQQNGIVGFTQEVLSGALRSIVGRMSVEDIIRDRAAFAGQVAEEAEASLSGQGLVLDAFQIQDITTEGSYLEDLGRPEAARAKQEADIAEAVARRASEQARLKAEEEIAIAQRTFALKQAEIKAETDQAAAQANAAGPLAEAARQQDVLSEQEKVAQRQAALTDRELDTKVRKPADAARYQAEQEAEARRIALVKQAEADAQRSRLTGEGEKAHRAALADAVRIEGEAEAAAIGAKGAAEAEAMQKKADAFAQYGDAAVLQMLVEVLPQVVAKASEPLSAIDKMTVISTDGASQLSRTVADNVAQGVELLSSTTGVDLAELLKNITQRGSGSQPVTTAPAEANGKVEITG; from the coding sequence ATGAGCCCAGTTGTCATCGCTGTGATCGGAGTCGTCGTACTCCTGGTCCTGCTCGGTCTTGTCGTGATCACCCGCTACAAGGTGGCCGGGCCCAGCGAGGCGTTCATCGTCACCGGGCGGCGCGGCAAGACGTCCACCGACCCGGAGACCGGCCGGATCTTCACCGACAACAGCGGCCAGAAGGTCGTGGTCGGCGGCGGTGTCTTCGTCGTGCCGTTCGTGCAGCAGAAGTTCACCCTCGACCTGTCCTCCCGGCACATCCCGGTCGCGGTGCGGGGCGCCGTCACGCTGCGCGGGGTCAAGGCTCACCTCGAAGGTGTCGCCATCGTCAAGGTCGGCGGCAGTGAGGACTCCATCCGTGCCGCGGCCCAGCGGTTTCTGATGCAGCAGAACGGCATTGTCGGCTTCACCCAGGAGGTGCTCTCCGGCGCGCTGCGTTCCATCGTGGGCCGGATGTCGGTCGAGGACATCATCCGGGACCGTGCCGCGTTCGCGGGGCAGGTCGCGGAGGAGGCCGAAGCGAGCCTGTCCGGGCAGGGCCTGGTGCTCGACGCCTTCCAGATCCAGGACATCACCACCGAGGGGTCCTACCTGGAGGACCTGGGCCGGCCCGAGGCCGCGCGTGCCAAGCAGGAGGCCGACATCGCGGAGGCGGTGGCCCGGCGTGCTTCCGAGCAGGCGCGGCTGAAGGCCGAGGAGGAGATCGCGATCGCCCAGCGGACGTTCGCGCTGAAGCAGGCCGAGATCAAGGCTGAAACGGATCAGGCGGCTGCCCAGGCGAACGCCGCGGGCCCGCTGGCCGAGGCCGCTCGGCAGCAGGATGTGTTGAGCGAGCAGGAGAAGGTGGCCCAGCGGCAGGCCGCGCTGACCGACCGCGAGCTGGACACCAAGGTCCGCAAGCCCGCCGACGCCGCGCGCTACCAGGCCGAGCAGGAGGCCGAGGCCCGGCGTATCGCCCTGGTCAAGCAGGCCGAGGCGGACGCCCAGCGGTCCCGGCTGACCGGTGAGGGCGAGAAGGCGCACCGCGCCGCGCTCGCCGACGCGGTCCGCATCGAGGGCGAGGCGGAGGCCGCCGCCATCGGTGCCAAGGGTGCCGCCGAGGCGGAAGCCATGCAGAAGAAGGCCGACGCATTCGCTCAGTACGGTGACGCGGCTGTGCTGCAGATGCTGGTCGAGGTGCTGCCGCAGGTGGTCGCCAAGGCGTCCGAGCCGCTCAGCGCCATCGACAAGATGACGGTGATCTCCACGGACGGCGCCAGCCAACTGTCGCGCACCGTCGCCGACAACGTCGCCCAGGGCGTCGAACTCCTCAGCTCCACCACCGGAGTCGATCTCGCCGAACTGCTGAAGAACATCACCCAGCGGGGCAGCGGTTCGCAGCCCGTGACCACGGCACCCGCCGAGGCCAACGGGAAGGTCGAAATCACCGGCTGA
- a CDS encoding potassium channel family protein, with protein sequence MANFLHSLRRRRRKRLAEHAAVGHGDRRVAVIGLGRFGSSLAHELMRRGWDVLGVDTDAHLVQRLSDDLTHTAVADCTDPEVLRQLGVHEFSSAVVGIGTDIEASILIASNLMDVNVPNIWAKAISRQHGQILERLGVHHVVLPEHEMGERVAHLVTGRMLDFIEFDDDYALVKTVAPAVATGMPLGESQVRSKYGVTVVGIKRPGEGFTYATAETVIEKGDVIVVTGKIHDVESFAELS encoded by the coding sequence TTGGCTAACTTTCTGCACTCGCTGCGTCGGCGCCGCCGCAAGCGCCTCGCGGAGCACGCTGCCGTCGGTCACGGTGACCGCCGCGTGGCCGTGATCGGTCTGGGCCGCTTCGGCAGCTCGCTGGCCCATGAGCTGATGCGGCGCGGGTGGGACGTTCTCGGCGTCGACACCGACGCCCACCTCGTCCAGAGGCTGAGCGACGACCTCACCCACACCGCGGTTGCCGACTGCACCGACCCCGAGGTGCTGCGCCAGCTCGGGGTACACGAGTTCAGCAGCGCTGTGGTCGGCATCGGCACCGACATCGAGGCCAGCATTCTGATCGCCTCCAATCTGATGGACGTGAACGTGCCCAACATCTGGGCCAAGGCCATCAGCCGCCAGCACGGCCAGATTCTCGAACGCCTCGGCGTGCACCACGTCGTGCTGCCCGAGCACGAGATGGGCGAGCGCGTCGCCCACCTGGTCACCGGTCGGATGCTCGACTTCATCGAGTTCGACGACGACTACGCCCTGGTGAAGACCGTCGCCCCCGCCGTCGCCACCGGCATGCCGCTCGGTGAGAGCCAGGTGCGCAGCAAGTACGGGGTGACGGTCGTGGGCATCAAGCGGCCGGGCGAGGGCTTCACGTACGCCACTGCCGAGACGGTCATAGAGAAAGGGGACGTCATCGTCGTCACCGGCAAGATCCACGATGTGGAGTCCTTCGCCGAACTCAGCTGA